A region of Dictyostelium discoideum AX4 chromosome 1 chromosome, whole genome shotgun sequence DNA encodes the following proteins:
- a CDS encoding small MutS related family protein (Similar to smr), whose product MTSINHTKQKANKSSKFSPSRGWYPYSHLADYPTVTPIDLDPGKKVELQIIYQQQQQLKQIQQQQLKHQQQMQQQQQQLKNQQQQQQQQQTKKQTSNNNNNNNNRIYKQQQNNSNNKKQKQQLLQKQQQHQQQQQNQFGNLSSLIEDIDGDDDDYDNNNNNNNNNNNNNNNNNNNNNNNNTDNDSKMKGLQYNTSNSNSSYEPFRDIEVQKNKNQFFDASTEDPELSNDDDENKKQSDGGCGEGEGKVVNLNDHLPFLQSLFPDIEEATLLILLEEADGDVGSIVDSFLLASNIIEEENEDDEKNKQYKQFEFYTNRIDTDTSQSPIIIDSPTITSSNNNKSTTTTNTTTTTTSTPPPPNNYNITVPSSTQQQQQQQQQQQQQQQQQQQQQQQQQQQQQQQQQPQTFLSDEVDDEDFEKILLELKKREEREEEAERLEFLRIQEEGERERGREREKEKQREIEREKEKEREREREKEREREKEKQKSEKDKKRNSKGHSQNRLLMDFNEIIAHLSDLFPKYSKRDLTGYLDKHSYDVNATIDTLLSLQTIDEFSGDDNNNDNDNDSKVTTTTTTTTTSTNTNKNNNESQKPTTPTKKMVNNNNNNSNNNNSNSGGNNSPSFKSIIDEQDFISKIEPKNVATYVGKRGSYKKSPSPNTTSPSSLLSSPSLKSTDKEMSEREISESIIPLPLDYNKKMAQLKIQFPLIEEELLESLFLQTGYHFKDTMSYIYEVFPESKHNAKSVSNFANKVRESSNQYYLKNNIYNPQAERDKLSQLQAQQEIQQQEQLFENIRFSKGKLNILPPKKINTIFTGLNTIEDTEFKKVEPKEKREKQNNNNNYGGFSSNGALIGSGGGSSFSSSSSSRNNHKKNQKSYTDHRMEAERYIKMRNACFKSAAEAYMKNKPADARSLSEQGKRYDELAKEANLCASNQIFMECNSRIGDTLRIDLHGLHVNEALDMVQQALDIHSQGEYDGKKPKYINFITGQGNHSQGGIARIKPALLSFLKECNIKYSDKGGMIEVQNY is encoded by the coding sequence ATGACATCAATAAACCATACCAAACAAAAAGCAAATAAAAGTAGTAAATTTTCGCCATCAAGAGGATGGTACCCATATTCACATTTAGCTGATTATCCAACAGTAACACCAATAGATTTAGATCCAGGAAAAAAAGTAGAATTACAAATTatatatcaacaacaacaacagctaAAACagatacaacaacaacaattaaaacaccaacaacaaatgcaacaacaacaacaacaattaaaaaaccaacaacaacaacaacaacaacaacaaacaaaaaaacaaacatcaaataataataataataataataatagaatatATAAACAGcaacaaaataatagtaataataaaaaacaaaaacaacaattattacaaaaacaacaacaacaccaacaacagcaacaaaatcaatttgGAAATTTATCAAGTTTAATTGAAGACATAGATggcgatgatgatgattatgataataataataataataataataataataataataataataataataataataataataataataataataatacagatAATGATAGTAAAATGAAAGGTTTACAATACAATACATCAAATTCTAATTCAAGTTATGAACCTTTTAGAGATATTGaagttcaaaaaaataaaaatcaattctTTGATGCATCAACTGAAGATCCAGAATTaagtaatgatgatgatgaaaacaaaaaacaatcTGACGGTGGTTGTGGTGAAGGTGAGGGTAAAGTTGTCAATCTAAATGATCATTTACCATTCCTTCAATCATTATTCCCAGATATTGAGGAAGcaacattattaattttactaGAGGAAGCAGATGGTGATGTTGGTTCAATCGttgattcatttttattggcttcaaatattattgaagaagagaatgaagatgatgaaaaaaataaacaatataaacaatttgaattttatacAAATAGAATCGACACAGATACATCACAATCACCAATCATTATTGATTCACCAACAATAACTTCttcaaacaataataaatcaacaacaactacaaatacaacaaccactactacttctacaccaccaccacctaataattataatataactGTACCATCATctacacaacaacaacaacaacaacaacaacaacaacaacaacaacaacaacaacaacaacaacaacaacaacaacaacaacaacaacaacaacaacaacaacaaccacaaacaTTTTTAAGTGAtgaagttgatgatgaagattttgaaaaaattttattagaaCTAAAGAAAAGAGAAGAACGAGAGGAGGAAGCGGAAAGATTAGAATTTTTAAGAATACAAGAAGAAGGAGAAAGGGAAAGGGGAAGGGAAagggaaaaagaaaaacaaagaGAAATAGAGAGAGAAAAGGagaaagaaagagaaagagaaagagaaaaagagagagaaagagaaaaagaaaaacaaaaatcagagaaagataaaaaaagaaactcAAAAGGTCATTCACAAAATCGGTTACTAATGGATTTCAATGAAATAATTGCACATTTATCAGACTTATTcccaaaatattcaaaaagaGATCTTACAGGATATTTAGATAAACATTCATATGATGTTAATGCAACTATTGATACATTACTATCTTTACAAACTATTGATGAATTTagtggtgatgataataataatgataatgataatgatagtaaagttacaactacaaccacaacaacaacaacttctaCCAATAcaaataagaataataatgaatcacaaaaaccaacaacaccTACAAAGAAAAtggttaataataataataataatagtaataataataatagtaatagtggtggtaataattcaccatcatttaaatcaattattgatgAACAAGATTTTATATCAAAAATCGAACCAAAAAATGTTGCAACTTATGTTGGTAAACGTGGTTCATATAAGAAATCACCATCTCCAAATacaacatcaccatcatcattgttatcatcaccatcattaaaatcaacaGATAAAGAAATGTCAGAAAGAGAAATTTCAGAATCAATtataccattaccattggattataataaaaagatgGCACAATTAAAGATTCAATTCCCATTGATTGAAGAAGAATTATTAGAGTCATTATTCCTTCAAACTGGATATCATTTTAAGGATACAATGAGTTATATTTATGAAGTATTTCCAGAGAGTAAACATAATGCTAAATCAGTTTCAAACTTTGCAAATAAAGTACGTGAATCCtcaaatcaatattatttaaagaataatatCTATAATCCACAAGCTGAAAGAGATAAACTCTCTCAATTACAAGCACAACaagaaattcaacaacaagaacaattatttgaaaatattagaTTTTCAAAaggtaaattaaatatattaccaccaaaaaagataaatacaATTTTTACAGGTTTAAATACAATAGAAGATactgaatttaaaaaagttgaaccaaaagaaaaaagagaaaaacaaaataataataataattatggtGGATTTAGTAGTAATGGTGCATTaattggtagtggtggtggtagtagttttagtagtagtagtagtagtagaaataatcataaaaagaatcaaaaatCATATACTGACCATAGAATGGAAGCAGAGAGATATATAAAGATGAGAAATGCATGTTTTAAATCAGCAGCAGAAGCatatatgaaaaataaacCAGCAGATGCTAGAAGTTTATCAGAACAAGGTAAAAGATATGATGAATTGGCAAAAGAAGCAAATTTATGTGCatcaaatcaaatctttATGGAATGTAATAGTAGAATTGGTGATACTCTTAGAATTGATTTACATGGTCTTCATGTCAATGAAGCATTAGATATGGTACAACAAGCATTAGATATTCATTCACAAGGTGAATATGATggtaaaaaaccaaaatataTAAACTTTATCACTGGTCAAGGAAATCATTCTCAAGGTGGTATTGCAAGAATTAAACCTGctcttttatcttttttaaaagaatgtaatattaaatatagtGATA
- the alg3 gene encoding dolichyl-phosphate-mannose alpha-1,3-mannosyltransferase yields the protein MIENKVLPFIKNNQIKCFYTLASFLMIYELCINKIIIDYVKYTEIDWSTYVQQVEVFLKGIYDYTKIEGDTGPCVYPAGHLYVFSLLYNLTENGLNILKAQYIFAAIYILLTFIVFSIYGESIKESIKQITNKSNNNNNNNNNNNNNNNNVFLKIPFYIIIFLCLSKRIHSIFALRMFNDCISMLLFYISLYLIIKGRWNLGCLFFSCSVSVKMNVLLYSPALLFLLLSTFGIWRTIPKLMICGLVQVLLAIPFLMVNPQGYLLRAFEFSRQFLYKWTVNWRFLPEHLFLNKSWALFLLSIHLLFIILFFIKYIKKEQGGISNILKRGSINQNPKLLSVNYILLIMFTINLIGVTFSRSLHYQFYLWYFHTLPFLLWSTNYNLFLKIGFMCITEYAWNTYPSTSTSSLMLFISNFILLIQLYFQPTINSLREDKNNSSGLKKKKTK from the exons ATGATCGAAAATAAAGTTCTTccattcattaaaaataatcaaatcaaatgttTTTATACATTAGcatcatttttaatgatttatgaACTatgtattaataaaataatcattGATTATGTAAAAT ATACAGAAATTGATTGGAGTACATATGTTCAACAAGTTgaagtatttttaaaaggaaTTTATGATTATACAAAGATTGAAGGAGATACAGGACCATGTGTCTATCCAGCTGGACATTTATATGTTTTCagtttattatataatttaacagAAAATggattaaatatattaaaagcACAATATATATTTGCAgcaatttatatattattaacatttatagtattttcaatttatggtgaatcaattaaagaatctATTAAACAAATcacaaataaatcaaataataataataataataataataataataataataataataataatgtatttttaaaaataccattttatattataatatttttatgtttatCAAAAAGAATTCATTCAATATTTGCACTTCGTATGTTTAATGATTGTATAtcaatgttattattttatatttcattatatttaataattaaaggTAGATGGAATTTAGGTTGTTTATTTTTCAGTTGTTCAGTTAGTGTAAAGATGAATGTACTATTATACTCACCAGctttattgtttttgttattgTCAACATTTGGTATTTGGAGAACTATACCAAAACTAATGATTTGTGGCTTGGTTCAAGTGTTATTAGCAATTCCATTCCTGATGGTTAATCCTCAAGGTTATCTATTACGTGCTTTCGAATTCTCTCGTCAATTCTTATACAAATGGACTGTAAATTGGAGATTCTTACCTGAACATCTTTTCCTCAACAAATCTTGGGCTTTATTCTTATTAtcaattcatttattatttataattttattttttataaaatatataaa gaAAGAACAAGGTGGTAtttcaaatatattaaaaagagGTAGTATTAATCAAAATCCAAAACTTTTATCggtaaattatattttattgataatgTTTACTATTAATCTTATTGGTGTTACATTCTCAAGATCATtacattatcaattttatttatggtATTTCCACACATTACCATTTTTACTTTGGTcaacaaattataatttatttttaaa aatTGGATTTATGTGTATTACTGAATATGCTTGGAATACATATccatcaacttcaacaagTTCACTAatgttatttatttcaaattttattttattaattcaattatatttCCAACCAACTATAAATTCTTTAAGGGAGGATAAAAATAACTCTtctggtttaaaaaaaaaaaaaaccaaataa